The Filimonas lacunae genomic sequence TAAGATTATAAATTCTGTTACGGGTTATTTGTAAGCCTGTATTTTCAGATTCTACCAGGATACCACTGAAAACAGATAGCGAGATACGCTTGGGTTGCGAAATACTGTTACCTGCAACAATGGTTTCAGTGGTTGTATTCAAATTAACACCGGCAGTATAAGCATCTTTAATAATATTATTCAATACCTGGTTGTGGGTACCACTTCCTGTAATACTAATACCGTACCTGCCTCCTATTATAGTATTGTTCTCAAAAAGGTTTTCATCGCTATAGCTGTTCGTCCAGCCTGTATTGTTATCAGCACCGCTTACAACTATACCGGAATAGCCATCAAAAGTGTTATTCTGTCCTGCATTAATAGTACACTTTCTAATAATATTACCATCAGCATCATTCGTCAACACAAAGCCAAAACCCGACTGGCCCGTAGTAGCATTTACCTGCAGACTATCGAATATAATATGATCAGCGCCATCCAGCTTAATAATGTAGCGTGAATCGTAGTAGCCTGTTCCTGCATAAGAAACGGTATTTCCGTTACCATTAAAAGTAATCGTATTGATATCTGAGGCCCCTTTTATTTCCGGAATAACCAGTTGCTCTTTATAGTTATATCCTGACGTTGTTACATCAAACACAACAGGCCCCACTAAACAGGAACTCGTTAATTTTTCTATAGCGCTTGTAAAAGAAGGGAAATTGGTTTCTGTTTGTGGAAGGGATGCATTAATAGTATAGGTGCCCGACATCCCCACTTTTACTGTTATTGTATCAGAAACCACTATTAAAGAACCATTGTACAAACATTGTCCTATAATTCTATAATAGCTCGTGCCAGGCATTGCCGGCGATTGTATAGCATTGTTCTGCGGATCGAAAGAAGGAGCCGACATAGATACAAAGGCATCAGAAGGCGATGCTGCCCACTGTACAAAGAAGAATACAGACGGATCTGTTGTATTACTGGCTAATGTAAAACTCAGCTGTGTACCCGGACACACACCTGTTACATCTGGTGGAACCATCTTTCCTATAGTAGCAGTTCCACAGGGCGGCTGCGCCAAACCGGGAACGGCTGCCATACATAGCAGTAGTGGTAATAAAAATTTCCTACAAACGAACACTTGTAAGTAATCGATCTTCATGAGAATGCAGTTAGTTTAGAGAATTTTCCGTACCAGCGGCGAGAGTTTTGGTTCCAGAAAAAGAGCCGCCAATTACAGCTCTAAAGTTATTTATACCACCTATTGAAATTGTGTGTAAAAATATTCAATTAAAAAAATGGCTATTTATACCTATAAATTGGGTAATTTGGCAGAGTAACTAACTGTATTTACCATTGCCTAACAAAAAAATGCCGATTATGCCATAGAAAAGTAATTCTATAAACTACTGTAGATATGAGATTCGCGTACAAGTGCCCTATTGCTAAACACTTCCTGCATCCGGTGCGTAGTACAACGCTCTGCTTAAGTATTTTATTGCTTTTCCTTTTCCCGCTGGCTGCATCTGCTCAACAACTTACCCGTCCCGAAGGCAGCAATCTACAGGATACAGCCGCTATTCATCGCCTGCTAAAGACCGGCAGAAGCATCAAACATTCCTTTCCCGACAGTGCCTTTTATTACTTTAATAAAGCGTTGATAGGCAGTTATGGGGCCAATTACAGCGAAGGCGTGGTGTTGGCCCAGTACGAGCTAAGCAGATGGTATTACAACAGCAATATCCAGTTAAGCATTAACAGTGCCTGCGCCGCATTAACAGAGTTTGAGAAAGAACATCTTACCAATAACACCTTAAAGTGCCAGGTATACCTGGCCTTAGCCAAAGCCTACGAGGCCAATGCTAAAATAGATTCAGCCGCCTATTACTATTATTATCTTAATGAAGAAGTTGACAAAGGCCGGATTAAAGACCCCTACTTTGAAGTTTCCTTATACACTACGCTGGCGCTATTCTGGCTGAATAGTGATAACCAGCTGGACCCGGAGTTTGCCAAACCTTTAAAAAATTTTATTGATAAAGCACAGCACACCCTCAACCAGCTACCAGACAATTCCAGCACCAATGCCAGCTTTTACCAGCTACAGGCTATTTACTATTTAAGCATCAACCGCTACGACTCGGCGCGTTTTTATTTACAAAAGCAGCTGGCGTTATGCGAAAACACAACACCCATGCCCTCCAGCATGGCTTCTGTGTTATTAAACATCAGCAACGCTTATGTAATGGAGCATAAGCCGGGCGAAGCTATTCCCTACATCAACCGGGTGAGAAGTACGTATAAAAGCATTCCTACCCAGGATCGTTACTATATCACCGCCAACTTACACCTTGCCGATGTGTATTTTCAACAGAAAAAGTATGGGGAATGCATACGTATTTTAGACAGTACCTGGCATTACTGTAAAGTCAATTTTGTAAATAAAGACGTTGCGGATGCCTATAAAATATATGGCGATTCGTACGAGAAGCTGGGCATGAAAGACCAGGCCCTCACTTATAAAAACCTGTACATCACCTTATACGATAGCCTTGCCAAACGCGACCGGCTGAACATGAGCTACAAAATGGAAAGCAGGTACCGGCTTGCCGAAAAAGATAAAAAGCTCGCCGAACAAAACCTCACCATTTCCCAGGCAGAAAACGATGCCCGTAGAAAAAATTTCTGGGTGGCAGCCATCTCCTTCCTCGCCATACTGATGATACTGGTGGCTATATTATGGCTGCGCAATATCAGGCATGCACAACGGTTACAGACTTACCAGTTTGAAAAACAGATGGAAATAAGCCGCCTTACCTATACCATACAGGGAGAGGAAAAAGAAAGAAGACGCATTGCCGCCGAACTGCACGACGGTATTGTAGGTCTATTGGTGGCAGCTAAAATCAACCTCAACCTGGTAAAAAAGGAGTATCATTTCAGCAACGAATCTAATTTTACCGAAGGGCTGCAACTGATAGATCAGGCCGCATCAGACCTCAGAAAAACCGCGCATAATATGATGCCGGAGATATTAATGCAAGATGGGCTGTTAAAAGCACTGGAACAATTTTGCAACAGCATAGCAGCTAACAACACCACCAGCATTTACTTTGAAATTGTGGGTACACCCGTAAAACTAAAATCCTCCCTGGAACTGGCATTATACCGCATTGTTCAGGAACTGGTACATAATATTATTAAACATGCCAGGGCTACAGAAGCCATGATACAGATCAACTTTTTTGAAAACGAGCTTTCTATTACAGTAGAGGACAATGGCGTAGGCATGGATGTGCACACTACCACACAGGGAATAGGCATTAAAAGCATTTACGACCGGGTAAAAGCCATCAACGGCAACATCACTATCGAAAGCGGATATTCAAAAGGTACGAGTATTTATATTAATTTAGATTTGCATAAAGAAAATCTCGAAACTGCATGATCCGGATAAGCATGGCCGATGACCACATTATTGTTCTCAGTGGTTTTCAGAAAATTGTGGCAGAAGCAAACGACATTACCATTATTGGAACGTATACCAACGGGGACGATCTGTTAAAAGACATTCCGGTAAACAAGCCGGACATCCTGATACTGGATATACAAATGCCCGGCAAAAACGGCATTGAGCTGGCATCTGTTATACGTAAAAAATACCCTGAAATTAAAATCATCGTGCTTTCCAGTGTAGAAGTGCTGGCGCAGGTGAAAAAGATTTTACAGTTGGGCTGTATGGGTTATCTGCTCAAAAACATTGACTCCAACACATTTCTAACAGCCATCCGTACGGTATATAATAACGAACAGTTTATTCACGAAGAGCTGCGCAAACACCTGGTGAACAATCTTTTTACCCCTGCTCATTTTGTAAAAATCACCCGTCGCGAAAAAGAGATTTTACAACTGATAGCACAGGAAATGACCACCCAGGAAATTGCCGACAAATTATTCCTGAGCACCCACACCATTGTAAATCATAGAAACAGCCTGCTGCAAAAGTTAAATGTAAAAAATACAGCAGGCCTGATGATGAAAGCAGTGGAAGAAGGCTTGCTTTAATTATTCTTTACCAAAACCAACGTGCTCCTGTCTGCCTTATACATATCGGCAATAAACTTTGCCAACCCGGTATAGTCTTCCGGAGGAAAGCGGCCGGCATTGCGCTCACAAACACGCTCTAAACGAATGGTATTACCCTCATAAAAAAAGGAAATAGCGTAACGACCAAACTTATTTTGAAGGGTTATATTTTTAGGCAACGACTCTAATACATAACCAGCAGGCACTGTAATGAATACAGAGTCTACATCTGTATAAGAGTAAGGATAATCAATTTCCGTAACCCTTGGCTTGTCGGTAGACAGTTTAGACCTTGTTTTGTTAAACAGATTAGGCACAACAAACAATCTTTTTCCTGAAGCCGAAGCATAGGCGGGTGACTGCACGTGCAGGTTTTCTGTCACCTGTGGCATAGCAGCTTTCTGCTCGTCATAATCGATCTTATCCACCTTGTAGGTAGGCAGCCCTAAAGTGTTATTCAAATACTTTTCCCGTTGCTCTTTACTGGCGTAATGTATCAATGAATGGGGCAGCTCCTGTTGAATACCTGTAAACACAGTACGCACATCCGCAATCAAATTGCCGTCCCCGTCAATTTGTGCATTGATCCTGCGCCACTGAGCGTTATCCGCTGCGGAATACCGGGGCGTATACACCACATGCCCACCGTCACTATCAATTAACAAAGCTTGCTTATTACCAGTGCTTCTACCCATATAACCCGCACAAGCTGTGCTACTGGTACACTCCAGCCAAAGACTGTCTTTATCACCTGGCACACACAAAATAGCATGCGTAAAAAAAGGAGCCGGAAAATCTTCCCATAATCCCTTTTTACCTTCACCTGTTCTCACTAATACATAATTAGCAGGTATACCCACCTCTTTCAAAAGACTTTTCATATAGTTAGACAAAGCCTTACAATCGCCATACTTTTTCTCCGCCACGTATTTAGCATCAAAAGGCTGCCATCCTCCAATACCCACCTGTATACCTATATAACGTGTATTCTTCTGCATATACTCATACAACACCCTTACCTTCTCTCTTTTATCGGCAATACCATCCACAAGCGCATGCACTTCTTTTTTTACCGGATCGGGTAACACATCCCTGCCTTCATTTAAAGTTTGAATAAACTTACCCAGGTTTTGCCAGGAGCTCATATTGCCTTTATACCCTCCTATTTCAAAATCAACCGGGGCCAGTTGCACACTACAGGTGATCTCTTTCCAGGCGGGCTGGTAAACTTCATACTCCACCGGCTTTACATGCTTCACTTCCCATTTATAAGTACGCACCGATTTTTCTTCTGCTATATTGGGTGTGCCATTATACACAAACTGCTTATAACGTAAAGCATAGGTTAATGGCGTTTCCACCACCAGGGCACTTTGTTGCACAGCATACGCATCATCTTCTACCGGCTCCCAGCGGGGCAGAAAAAACACCCCGTCCAACTCTTTCACATCTTCATACTCCACTGTATAAGGATATTGGCGGTAATAAAAATTATGTTTCTTATAACGCGCATCTGTTACCAGGCTCTCATCATCATCATAAGCAGCATCGGAAATATCTTTCTTTTTTACCGATTTCAATTTCTTACCGCCAGCATCATACAAAGCTCCCGAAATATCACTTAACGAGTGCATCTTATCGTAGTAGTTGCTGTAAACCGCATAATCATCACCATTCTCATTTAATATAGTAATAGCATATTTGTGATACACCACCGCCCTTCCGGCATCCTTTATTACCACCCTTAATTGCTCCTGCCTTTTTACAGCGTTGGCATTTGCTTTTAGTGAATCAGGAATCAGGCTCACACTATAGTCCTGTGACAAACCCCATAAAGGCAGCTGCAGCAAAAACAAAACAAATATGTTTTTCATAACACCCATTAGTTCACTTTTTTAAATACAATTTTCTCGTTTTGCTTTTTTACTATATAAGTAAAAAAGTCACGCAGGGTTTGATAATCATCCGGCCAGAAAGTAGCTTTATTCAATACCAGCCTGCTTCTTAACTGAATACGATCTTCCGATGCCACCGCAATAAATTCAAACTTACCTTCATTTTCATTCAGGTTCACCCGGGCTGATTTAGGCAACTCCTCCACCTTATACCCTTTAGGCATTTCCATATTCAACACATAGGTTTCATCCCGGCAATAGGGCATTTCTACGGGATACAGGCGTTCTGCCGCCTTAAAAGGATTTTCCTTATACAAATCATCGCCTATCACAGGTGAGAAATACACCAGCGATTCATCGTTCAGCGAAAATTTAAAATCGTAATGATACGAAACCGGTTCTTCCAACACCTTTAACGAATCAATGCCACTATTCGCCATATCTACATCCAGGGAAAAGCCTTTTTTGATGTTATTGAAAAACTCATCTTCTTTTATTTTTTTCAGATTGCTACGTATCACTGTAGAACCATTATACCCCTTACTGCTTACAAACGAACCCGAAAGTCCCTCTTTCTCCTCATTAACGATAAAAACAGTAGTTAAACTAGATTCACGCAACGAGTCAGCATCCAGTTGAACCACATAAGGTTCTTCACTAATAATGCGCCCCGAGCCATTGTAGCACTGCAAAGGCAGTTTACCAAATCCCATGTTAGGCTGCGTAGCATCCAGTAAATAAAACTGATCCTCTACCTGTACCCTGCATATGGCATAGTTAAACTTATTCATAATAGGATAGGCATCCAGCACCTTACCCCGCTCCCGCGTACTTAATATTACCGGATCGGCGGTGAATCCGCGACTTCTGTACATAGCGGTAAGCAGTAAATTAATATCCGCTACATTCCCTTTCTTCGACTGACATGTTTTCTTTAATGATTGCGACCGGTAAATATCATAATCATCTGTGCAGGTATAATGATCCCGTATGTTTTCATAAATTTTCCTGGCAACATCCAGGCTTTTATCAGACTGCGGCGCCACCAGTTTCAACTCGTCATCCATCCAACCACTCCTATCAGAAAGCCCTTCCCCGAACATCTCGCTTTTCAGCATCTTTTCGGCAGCTTCGTTCCAGGTATTCATAACATGTTTTACCGGTTCGTTGGGATAACGAATGGCAGACAGCTGAAACTCTATTTTAGCCACGTGATTTCTTAAGGTAGTAGTATATGCTTCGCTTTTTAAGGCTGGCACATCTTTCATGGCCCATACAGATGTTACAATATTACCGCTCCAGGTAAAGTTCCGGGAAGGTGAAGAAGGTGTTGCTCCCGGAGCAGTGATATGAAAACTGCTATAGTTTACCATAGCGGTATCTATAGCATACGGACAATAGCCTTGTTTTACAAAAACAAAATCGAACAACTCCGGAATAC encodes the following:
- a CDS encoding DUF3857 domain-containing protein; its protein translation is MKNIFVLFLLQLPLWGLSQDYSVSLIPDSLKANANAVKRQEQLRVVIKDAGRAVVYHKYAITILNENGDDYAVYSNYYDKMHSLSDISGALYDAGGKKLKSVKKKDISDAAYDDDESLVTDARYKKHNFYYRQYPYTVEYEDVKELDGVFFLPRWEPVEDDAYAVQQSALVVETPLTYALRYKQFVYNGTPNIAEEKSVRTYKWEVKHVKPVEYEVYQPAWKEITCSVQLAPVDFEIGGYKGNMSSWQNLGKFIQTLNEGRDVLPDPVKKEVHALVDGIADKREKVRVLYEYMQKNTRYIGIQVGIGGWQPFDAKYVAEKKYGDCKALSNYMKSLLKEVGIPANYVLVRTGEGKKGLWEDFPAPFFTHAILCVPGDKDSLWLECTSSTACAGYMGRSTGNKQALLIDSDGGHVVYTPRYSAADNAQWRRINAQIDGDGNLIADVRTVFTGIQQELPHSLIHYASKEQREKYLNNTLGLPTYKVDKIDYDEQKAAMPQVTENLHVQSPAYASASGKRLFVVPNLFNKTRSKLSTDKPRVTEIDYPYSYTDVDSVFITVPAGYVLESLPKNITLQNKFGRYAISFFYEGNTIRLERVCERNAGRFPPEDYTGLAKFIADMYKADRSTLVLVKNN
- a CDS encoding response regulator transcription factor, with protein sequence MIRISMADDHIIVLSGFQKIVAEANDITIIGTYTNGDDLLKDIPVNKPDILILDIQMPGKNGIELASVIRKKYPEIKIIVLSSVEVLAQVKKILQLGCMGYLLKNIDSNTFLTAIRTVYNNEQFIHEELRKHLVNNLFTPAHFVKITRREKEILQLIAQEMTTQEIADKLFLSTHTIVNHRNSLLQKLNVKNTAGLMMKAVEEGLL
- a CDS encoding tetratricopeptide repeat-containing sensor histidine kinase codes for the protein MRFAYKCPIAKHFLHPVRSTTLCLSILLLFLFPLAASAQQLTRPEGSNLQDTAAIHRLLKTGRSIKHSFPDSAFYYFNKALIGSYGANYSEGVVLAQYELSRWYYNSNIQLSINSACAALTEFEKEHLTNNTLKCQVYLALAKAYEANAKIDSAAYYYYYLNEEVDKGRIKDPYFEVSLYTTLALFWLNSDNQLDPEFAKPLKNFIDKAQHTLNQLPDNSSTNASFYQLQAIYYLSINRYDSARFYLQKQLALCENTTPMPSSMASVLLNISNAYVMEHKPGEAIPYINRVRSTYKSIPTQDRYYITANLHLADVYFQQKKYGECIRILDSTWHYCKVNFVNKDVADAYKIYGDSYEKLGMKDQALTYKNLYITLYDSLAKRDRLNMSYKMESRYRLAEKDKKLAEQNLTISQAENDARRKNFWVAAISFLAILMILVAILWLRNIRHAQRLQTYQFEKQMEISRLTYTIQGEEKERRRIAAELHDGIVGLLVAAKINLNLVKKEYHFSNESNFTEGLQLIDQAASDLRKTAHNMMPEILMQDGLLKALEQFCNSIAANNTTSIYFEIVGTPVKLKSSLELALYRIVQELVHNIIKHARATEAMIQINFFENELSITVEDNGVGMDVHTTTQGIGIKSIYDRVKAINGNITIESGYSKGTSIYINLDLHKENLETA
- a CDS encoding DUF3858 domain-containing protein, which encodes MNKTIATLLLPFLLGVTLASAQKKIPKFKFGDVKPEDFAATAYAVDSSADAVYLFDVGYASFEGNNDGFFNVVFKHHVRIHLLHKNAFDLATVELSLFGRNEDAQKIAGLEVATYNLEGGKVVTTRLEKGSLFKDKGAESQTQKFTFPAIKEGSIIEYTYEITTPDARRIPTWRYQDEYPRLWCQYEVSIPELFDFVFVKQGYCPYAIDTAMVNYSSFHITAPGATPSSPSRNFTWSGNIVTSVWAMKDVPALKSEAYTTTLRNHVAKIEFQLSAIRYPNEPVKHVMNTWNEAAEKMLKSEMFGEGLSDRSGWMDDELKLVAPQSDKSLDVARKIYENIRDHYTCTDDYDIYRSQSLKKTCQSKKGNVADINLLLTAMYRSRGFTADPVILSTRERGKVLDAYPIMNKFNYAICRVQVEDQFYLLDATQPNMGFGKLPLQCYNGSGRIISEEPYVVQLDADSLRESSLTTVFIVNEEKEGLSGSFVSSKGYNGSTVIRSNLKKIKEDEFFNNIKKGFSLDVDMANSGIDSLKVLEEPVSYHYDFKFSLNDESLVYFSPVIGDDLYKENPFKAAERLYPVEMPYCRDETYVLNMEMPKGYKVEELPKSARVNLNENEGKFEFIAVASEDRIQLRSRLVLNKATFWPDDYQTLRDFFTYIVKKQNEKIVFKKVN